In Cicer arietinum cultivar CDC Frontier isolate Library 1 unplaced genomic scaffold, Cicar.CDCFrontier_v2.0 Ca_scaffold_1581_v2.0, whole genome shotgun sequence, the genomic window TTAACTTTAAGGCGGCGTCTTGTTATGCTTTAAGAACTGTCAATACATGTTTTGAGGACTGTCATTACATGTCTTTTAATTTCTTCTTATAATAATGATTGTCACTAAAAACAAACGTCAAAAATTGTAGATAAAGATTAATAATACTTTAAGTGACACCCGAATTCAGTGTTAACTTTAAGGCGGCGTCTTGTTATGCTTTAAGAACTGTCAATACATGTTTTGAGGACTGTCATTACATGTCTTTTAATTTCTTCTTATAATAATGATTGTCActaaaaattagataaatataaataaataattgatttattgctacggtattgtctgtcactaaaatctagatacatataaataaaaaattgatcttTTCCTACGATATTGTTTgtcactaaaaattaaataaatataaataaataattgatctaTTCCTACGGTGTTGTTTGTCACTAAAACCTATTATTATttactaaatttatttaatctccctactaattataatttatttttattaacaaatgtTATTGAAACAtacagtaaaatataatataattttactaattctattaaaatatacaataaatagttattttactCTAAAAGATTCAATAAACTTTCAACAAAAGCCAAAATGAgtttcttaatatttattatgataaactgcaaactaatttcataaaaaactaaaattgaactCCTTACAGGTAGAGATTGCCCTCAAAGCTGTTCGCAAAGTAAGCATTGATGTATGGTGTTTAATATAGGCTTTCCAAGATGCATGNNNNNNNNNNNNNNNNNNNNNNNNNNNNNNNNNNNNNNNNNNNNNNNNNNNNNNNNNNNNNNNNNNNNNNNNNNNNNNNNNNNNNNNNNNNNNNNNNNNNNNNNNNNNNNNNNNNNNNNNNNNNNNNNNNNNNNNNNNNNNNNNNNNNNNNNNNNNNNNNNNNNNNNNNNNNNNNNNNNNNNNNNNNNNNNNNNNNNNNNNNNNNNNNNNNNNNNNNNNNNNNNNNNNNNNNNNNNNNNNNNNNNNNNNNNNNNNNNNNNNNNNNNNNNNNNNNNNNNNNNNNNNNNNNNNNNNNNNNNNNNNNNNNNNNNNNNNNNNNNNNNNNNNNNNNNNNNNNNNNNNNNNNNNNNNNNNNNNNNNNNNNNNNNNNNNNNNNNNNNNNNNNNNNNNNNNNNNNNNNNNNNNNNNNNNNNNNNNNNNNNNNNNNNNNNNNNNNNNNNNNNNNNNNNNNNNNNNNNNNNNNNNNNNNNNNNNNNNNNNNNNNNNNNNNNNNNNNNNNNNNNNNNNNNNNNNNNNNNNNNNNNNNNNNNNNNNNNNNNNNNNNNNNNNNNNNNNNNNNNNNNNNNNNNNNNNNNNNNNNNNNNNNNNNNNNNNNNNNNNNNNNNNNNNNNNNNNNNNNNNNNNNNNNNNNNNNNNNNNNNNNNNNNNNNNNNNNNNNNNNNNNNNNNNNNNNNNNNNNNNNNNNNNNNNNNNNNNNNNNNNNNNNNNNNNNNNNNNNNNNNNNNNNNNNNNNNNNNNNNNNNNNNNNNNNNNNNNNNNNNNNNNNNNNNNNNNNNNNNNNNNNNNNNNNNNNNNNNNNNNNNNNNNNNNNNNNNNNNNNNNNNNNNNNNNNNNNNNNNNNNNNNNNNNNNNNNNNNNNNNNNNNNNNNNNNNNNNNNNNNNNNNNNNNNNNNNNNNNNNNNNNNNNNNNNNNNNNNNNNNNNNNNNNNNNNNNNNNNNNNNNNNNNNNNNNNNNNNNNNNNNNNNNNNNNNNNNNNNNNNNNNNNNNNNNNNNNNNNNNNNNNNNNNNNNNNNNNNNNNNNNNNNNNNAGAGACAGGTGAATTTAAAATGTCATGTAGCGGTTACAATGTCAACGTATGTATAACAATACAGACTtgacaattataaaaataaatgattctTATATTAATCTTTTAAGTTTTCGATAGAAGAATTCCATAAACCACATTGAGTTTCATTTTTTAGGTTAGAAGAATTCTaagaattttttcaaatttttattcttaataaaaattattttaaaaaatatatttaatttttattttactacgTCAACACTGTTATGCACACATTAACATCTTAAGGGCTacattatactttttttaacagaacttataaaaaataacatttacgtaaatagagtaattttttattttattgtgtcaataactattttttattgacaaCGTATGATAATTATGTTTATCAAAAgtctaaaattatgtttattattaaagaaattatCAAGCAATCTCGTAGTTGTCAAAGTTTAAACACTTTACCTACCTCAATAACCCTTCAATGGCTCAATATTCTCGAAagccaattaaataatatattatttaataaatctacttttgattttcataactatttatTTTGCCGAGTATATTCATATGTTTCACAacaattaaattcttaaaaattatagtgatgaaaatcaaaacttttaatttgTGTTTCCTTTGTTCATTGTTTCTTTTATCTGTTGTGGCAACAAATACATTAAAAGAAGGTAAACAATATACAAAAGAgtcaaagaaaaatgttttggTAGATAAGCTTGATGGTCATAGATATAGAATCTTTTGATCAAAATATGCCCGTTGGTGCGGGAAATAAAACAAGGGAAGAAAAGATGATGGAAAAAGAAGCCAAACCAGAGGAAAGGGAAGCAAAGCGGAAGGAAAAGGAAGCAAAGCAGAAGGAAAAAGCTTTGGTAAAGGAAGCAAAGGAGAAGGAAAAAGCTTTGAAAATAGAAGCAAAGAAGCGGGAAAAGGAAGCAAAGTATTATAGAGATAGAAGTAGGAGAATGAGTGTACGATTGCAAAGGGCAAAAGCTAAACAAAAGAAGGAGCAGAAAATATTAGACAGGCTGTTGGAAAAGCTAGCAAAGAAAAAGGCAAAGGAATCAAGAGACAGGGCAAATGCTTATGTAAAGTATCAGGAAAAGGAAGCAAAGCGGAAGGAAAAGGAAGCAAAGCAGAAGGAAAAGGAAGCAAAGCAGAAGGAAAAGGAAGCAAAGCAGAAGGAAATAGCTTCGGCAAAGGAAGCAAAGCAGAAGGAAAGGGAAGCAAAGCAGAAGGAAAAGGAAGCAAAGCAGAAGGAAATAGCTTCGGCAAAGGAAGCAAAGCAGAAGGAAAGGGAAGCAAAGCAGAAGGAAAAGGAAGCAAAGCAGAAGGAAANNNNNNNNNNNNNNNNNNNNNNNNNNNNNNNNNNNNNNNNNNNNNNNNNNNNNNNNNNNNNNNNNNNNNNNNNNNNNNNNNNNNNNNNNNNNNNNNNNNNNNNN contains:
- the LOC101501804 gene encoding uncharacterized protein, with the translated sequence MVIDIESFDQNMPVGAGNKTREEKMMEKEAKPEEREAKRKEKEAKQKEKALVKEAKEKEKALKIEAKKREKEAKYYRDRSRRMSVRLQRAKAKQKKEQKILDRLLEKLAKKKAKESRDRANAYVKYQEKEAKRKEKEAKQKEKEAKQKEKEAKQKEIASAKEAKQKEREAKQKEKEAKQKEIASAKEAKQKEREAKQKEKEAKQKE